Genomic DNA from Vigna unguiculata cultivar IT97K-499-35 unplaced genomic scaffold, ASM411807v1 contig_681, whole genome shotgun sequence:
ATCTCGTTGAAGTTTTTGAGGACCTGAGTGGGGGAGTGGTGCGTGACGCCGGCGTCTGAGTCATCATCGGTGCCGACGGCAATGGAGGAGGATGGGGTGGGGGAGGAAGAGGATGGGCGTTTGGGGCCGAGAAACTGGCCGAGGGTTTGGATGGGCTTAACGATTCCGCCGAAGACGAGGCGGAGGAGGTTCCAGAAAGGGCCGCGGGACTTGTCGGAGGCGgcggaggaggaagaagagtcGTCGTCGGAGATGACGCAGTCGACGCGGACGACGACGTTTTCGACCTGGGGGACGAGGGAGTGGAAGCGGCGAGAAACGACGCAGCAGCGGCCTAGGGCTTTTACGTCGCCGATCTTGTTGAAGACGAGGAGGAGGAGGGAATCCGGGAGGCGGTCGAAGTGGTCGATTTGGGATGCATCGGGTTCCGGGAAGATCCGGCACGCTAGATCTGCGCGCTGAGAGGACATTGCACAGAGAGAGCAGAGAAATTGGGGAAATGAATTTACCTGATCCTATCTCAACTGAGAGGACATTGCACAGAGAGAGCAGAGAAATTGGGAAAATGAATTTACCTGATCCGATCGCAAGGGTTTTTCAATTTAGGGGTTCGTTTGCGTCAGATCTACCAACGTCTGAAGCCTAAACAGGGATAAGCAGAGATTGAAAGAGAGCGAGAGAGAGATTGGAAGCGATGCAAAATGAGACTGCAAATGGTGGGTTGTGGAGACACATCCACGGTTTTGGTTTTGTCTTTACATatatgagagagagagaaaaaaagagagatagCGTCGAGGAAAAAGGTGGATCAGTGGTAGAGGGTGTGATTGTGTGTCATCTCATcattcttcctctcttctcctttttcttatcttctGTTAAGCACCTTCTCTAACTCCACTCTCTCCCCTCTAATTTCATCAACTgcacaaaattatttatttctccaTTTAACTCACACACCTCTTTCtatcttcttttatatttttcaaatccaCAATTAACACACTCTTCTCTctgctttattttttaattatctaaattcatattcaaattttcatatgtTGGAatctgaaaattttcaaaatataattttaataaactaaTACATTAATACATCATAATGTTAAGTTAAATCAAGCCCACAGATAATTAATTTGATAGGTTGACTGAATAGTTCGACCAACTTTGCTATCAGTTATTGTAAATAATCTCTGTAACTGAAAGTTTGAGTTCTATTTCATTCTATGTCTTCTCTACCATCTCGAATCAGACTacttttcaatttaataaatataaaatattgtcacattgattttttttacgaactcaattaaaaaataattaagtaaataaatatttttgggtaTTTTTTAAGCAAAATTTCTCACAGTGCATTACTTTGAAGATTTTATATGATGTTAAACAACTATATGACATTGTTATATTGATTTGTCTATCTGTAGGGTGTAGTTATGACCTAAAACTTGTTCAAAAGCATAAAAAATGCATGTATTTTGTATCCCAATTAGGAATCATAAATCATGTGCACTTAGCATTCTTCTCATAATTTAGATTTGGATCCAAGAAATCACTAACTAA
This window encodes:
- the LOC114172694 gene encoding F-box protein At5g46170-like; the protein is MSSQRADLACRIFPEPDASQIDHFDRLPDSLLLLVFNKIGDVKALGRCCVVSRRFHSLVPQVENVVVRVDCVISDDDSSSSSAASDKSRGPFWNLLRLVFGGIVKPIQTLGQFLGPKRPSSSSPTPSSSIAVGTDDDSDAGVTHHSPTQVLKNFNEIRLLRIELPSGELGIEDGVLLKWCTVCPIGQSAKTNPQVHLVGKTRT